From the Drechmeria coniospora strain ARSEF 6962 chromosome 02, whole genome shotgun sequence genome, the window GTCATGGACGATGAATCTCGGAGCTCGGCACGGAGCCAGAAGCGCTCTTTtgcatcgacgagcttgccTCTCGGCCCGGATCGGTTCGCTTCCAAGCGTCGGACCCCCACACCGTCTGCCATGATGGGCCATCGTCCGCACGGCAGTCCCTCCTCCTTGGGAACTCTGGACATCATCGATCTCACGGGGTACGCCGTCCGCACCCTGCCGCGGTGCGCGCGAGCTAACGCGAGCAGGGAtgatgtcgatgccgatgcgaTATGCATAGCCGAGCAGATCAGGCAGGAGAACAGGCACAGGCAAGAGGCCAGCGATAGGGAGCTTGCCCTGCGGTTGTCACAGGAAGCTCCGGTCGACGTCTTCAACGAACCGTTGCCGACGTTGCTCCCAACCTCCTACTCGAACCCGGCGATGATGCAGGCGGATGttgcgtcgaggccgccggcggtaCAGACGCCTGGCAGGCATGACGGCGCGAGTTGGCTCGTGGCTCAGACCCAGAatcctccgtcgccggcctaCAACCTGCCGGGCTCCtatcccgccgccggccagcctCGCACCGttgcctcctcgccggcgaccgCTCAACACTTTGGTCCCTATCCAAtgacgcctcggccgacgtcgaacCCCTTGCACGCCGGATACTTGCACACCGTGCCCGGCCACAACTCGGCATCtgtaccgccgccgctctccgCGCCCCCTGCGCCCCAGTTTGTGCTGGATTCGCAGGCATCGTCGTACGCCGACGGGTACGGCGCCTCATCCAGTTCCCCGGCCTTTaggatggcctcgacgctgcCCACGTCCGGCGGAGGCTTGCTCGACATCATCAACAGCACCAGCATGTTCGACTACTCAAACTACACGGACCAGAGCGGCAACGCCTTGCCCGAGAGGTTGACGAGCTACCTCCAAACCGCGTTCCACGACCCGCGCGTGACGGAAAAGGAGCTCGACGATCTCCTCCAAAACATCCGTCCCGACATGGACATTCCCGAGCGCAACCGAGATGGGACCCCGGCCGGGCTTAAGAGCTCGCTCTATCACCACCAAGAGCTGGCCCTCTCGTGGCTCAAGTCCATGGAGACGGGCACCAACAAGGGCGGCATCTTGGCCGACGACATGGGCCTCGGCAAGACCATCTCCATGCTCGCGCTGATGCTCGCGAGGCCCGCCCGAGGCCGGCCCAAGGTCAGTTGTCCGCCAGCCACGGACGCCCGCGACGCTAACGGGAGGCGCAGACGAACCTCATCGTCGGGCCGCTGTCGCTGCTTCGGCagtgggaggaggagatcAAGTGCAGGACGAAGCTCTCCCACCGGCTGAGCGTCTTCATCTACCACGGcaagaaggcgacgacggatgaGCTGCTCCGCTACGACGTCGTCCTGACCACCTACGGCACCATTGCCCAGGAGTGGAAGCGCCTCGACAAGTTCGTCGAGGAGAATGCGGACCGCAACATCGACTTCAACGACGCCGCCACCCTCTCCAAGTTCCCGCTCCTGCACCCCACAAAGGCCACCTTTTACAgggtcatcctcgacgaggcccagtGCATCAAGAACAAGGATACCAAAACGGCCAAGGGCTGCCACAAGCTGCGCGCCACCTATCGTTGGTGCCTGACCGGCACCCCCATGATGaacggcgtcctcgagctctTCTCCCTCGTCCACTTCCTGCGCATCAGGCCCTACAGCGCCTGGGAGAGGTTTCGTCAGGTACGGCGCCGCTTGCCCACCCCGTCCCGTCCACCCCGACGCCGGTTGCTGACCCGTCGCAGGCCTTTGGCGTCCTCTTCGGCCGTCAAGGCGACCCCAAGAGCGTGGCCATGAGCAGGCTGCGCGCCCTGCTCAAGGCCATCATGCTCCGGCGCAAGAAGGATTCGCAGCTCAACGGCGAGCCGATCCTTAAGCTCCCGCCCAAGACCGAACGCGTCATCTACGCCGAGCTGACGCCCGACGAGCTGTCGTACTACAAGCAGCTCGAGAGCAAGTCCCAGGTCCAGTTCAGCAAGTACCTGAGGGACGGGAGCGTCGGCAAGAACTACTCGagcatcctcgtcctgctgctgcgcttgCGCCAAGCCTGCTGCCACCCCCACATGAatctcgacgtcgaggagacgcATGCGGTCAACGGCcaggaggtcgtcgagctcgtcaagacgctcgacggtgccgtcgtgcaGAGGAtcaaggccatggaggcCTTCGAATGCCCCATCTGCTTCGATGCCGTCCAGGCGCCGTCCTTCTTCATCCCCTGCGGCCACGACAGCTGCACCGACTGCCTGGCGCGCTTGGTCGAGACTGTTTCGATGGCCAACTCGCGCTCCGACGACAGGGCCGAAAAGCCAAAATGCCCCGTCTGCAGGGGCGGCTTCGACCCCGACAAGTGCTTCACGTACGAGACCTTTCGCACCGTCCACATGCCCGAGACGATTGTGAAGCAGGATCGCGGTGCGACGCCCGAGCGCGACTCCGATGCCGGCTCGgactcgggctcgggctccgAGTTTGCTtccgacgatgaagatgccGACAAGCGCGGAAACCTGAAAGGATTTGTCGTCTACGACCCTGAGGatccgagctcgacgccgcccaagaagggcaagatggcccagtcgtcgtcgtccaaggAGATGAAAAAGTCGagggaaaaggaaaaaacgAGCGAAGTCAAGCCGCACATGCTCAAGAGCCTGCGCGTGGAAGCGGCAAAGAACATTCACGCGTACAAAAAGTACATGCGCTACCTGCGAAGGACGTGGATGCCTGCGGCCAAGGTGACGGAGTGCATGAACCTCCTCAAGTCGATCGAGGCGAGCGGGGAGAAGACGATCGTCTTCTCCCAGTGGACTCTGCTCCTCGATCTCCTGCAGGTGGCCATGTGGCACGACAAGTTCAAGCACAAGCCCCAGCGGTACGACGGAAGCATGTCAGGTGAGCAGCGAGCCAAGGCGGCCCTCGACTTCAAGGCACGACCCGACGTCACCGTCATGCTCGTCTCCCTGCGCGCCGGTAACGCAGGCCTCAACCTGACGTCTGCCAACCACGTCATCATCATGGACCCCTTCTGGAACCCCTACATCGAGATGCAGGCGGTTGATAGGGCGTACCGCATCGGCCAGAATCGCGAGGTTAACGTCTACCGCATCCTCACCCGggagacggtcgaggacCGCATCATTGCGCTCCAGGAACGCAAAAAGGAGATTGTCGAGGCGGCGCTGGACGAGACCGAGAGCATGAAGATTGGCCGTCTCAACGTCAACGAATTAAAATTCCTCTTCAACACGAGGGACTGACGAGCTGGCTTCGTTGGCCTGCCGCCTCTTCCGCCGCTCTCAACCCCTTATTCTGCCTTCCTGCAGCGCCGCTGCTGGGCATGGAACGGATATGGTATGCAATCGCGCGACCTTGGTCTGGCACTGGAGAACACGAGGCGAGCAATGCTACTGGATAGTGCATGTCCGCTCGCGCTCGAATTGAATTGGACAGAGGTTTTTTTTAGTTCCAGAATTGCCTAGGCTATAATATTACTTCTATCCATGCCATGGCTCTGCTCTTGCCTAGGGTATATGCTACAGTTTGGAACCGAACCCAATCCATCGGCCAGCATGGCTCGCTCCACCATGCCGTTTTCTCCTCGTCACGTTCAGGCATCGTCTTGATCCATATGCTGCGCCTGGCCTTCGAGCCAGCCCAACACGGTTGCTCGATTTTTAGCAGCGTCCGCCGCGGTCATTACGGGGCTTAAAGCGGTCCTCGTAATGGCGCGCGGTGTGCTTAGCCTCTGAAGCTGCTCATGCTATGAGGTAGCCCTGGAAGCAATCTCATCGACCGATTCCTCCAGCGTCTGGCTTTCGCTGGCCTCTTGTTCCGAAGAGGTCCACGTCCACGTCCTGAGGTCCCGCCTGCCCTGTGCCctgacgacgccggcgagcacGATGGCGGGATAGGCGTCTCGGCTCTCGACGGAAAGGTGGACGAGCGgatcgtcggcatcgccgtcgcggaTGCTCGTGCCGATCATGTCGCGGGACCATTCGACTTTGGGAAACGAGCGAACGAGTCGGGCAAAtgcgtgccggccgagggagcGGGCAACTGCGGCGTGCGTGTAGTCCgccagggcggcgagggtggAGTACCCGTCGGCCAGGGGGGCGTCCGACCCCTTGAGCGGCGAGTCGGCTGGTAGGTGAACGTGGTAGTAGCTGCCGGTGAAGGGGAGGAGAAAGGTGCGGCCTCGGATGGTGAGCGAAGTATCGGCAAGGATGGTGAGCCTGATGGTGAATTCGAGAGGCTGCAACATATGTCGGATCAACGTCTGCGTGGCTGACGGCTGGTTGGGGCCGCCagggccggcgtcggcggtgcAGGCCTGCGTCGTGTGCAGGGCAAaggaggcaggcaggcccGTCTTCCtgatggccttgacgagGTTGGCGGCGTGACGGGTGCAGGCGCGCACGTTGAGCATGTACATGGCGCGGGCGATGATGGGCCGCAGCAGCGTGTAGGTCTGCTGGCCCCTGGAGCGAGAGACGTGCGGCGGCAGGGGCCGAGTCCTCATAAGCTCGTTGTACCTGTGAGCGTAGCTGAGCAGGATGTGCAGTGACGAGGAgatcgcctcggccgtgtcggACTCGGGCAGCGTCGAGTCGTCTGCGGGGCAGGAATCGAGGGACAGCAGCTCGAAGGTGATCCTGGTCGActtgtcgacgtcgaacAGGAGCCGTCGTCCTTCGAATCGGACATCGTAGGCCATCAGCGCCCGCGACTCCCGGGTCAGCTCGTGCCAGAGTTCCTGGGTGAAGATGGTGTTGCGGGCCTCGAGGATGCGGTGCTCGAGCGAGGTgtcgtcgcgtcgtcggcgggggacagaccggccgacgaccttgccgttCTTCTCGTATGTGACAACGAGGCCCTCGGAGACGCCGCCTAAGCGGTCGAGAtcaagctcgacggcgccgtcgtcgcctctccGCATCGGGGCGAGACTGTTGCTCTTGAACTCGGGCGCCGCTGGTCTGAAGGTCAGCGGGCCAT encodes:
- a CDS encoding SNF2-related protein; translation: MEREHPRPLSPDALRELREELTIQQVILTSLQDVAAEGAEQERDEIASEISRLKALLRPTKTPQPLSGDENSNDLGQPPPSRSKSQSEPSSQSPSPSPSRARSPTRTGTNSLRHVLVLSRHSVPFVFPFRRFACVIVRLSVMHRRPNSRASLPDPYPRPPRRSLPPRNPHTRRCADKLPARRLVERGSLVTDAVAAQHPDPDPDPVTSPTHPTTPRCTVMDDESRSSARSQKRSFASTSLPLGPDRFASKRRTPTPSAMMGHRPHGSPSSLGTLDIIDLTGYAVRTLPRCARANASRDDVDADAICIAEQIRQENRHRQEASDRELALRLSQEAPVDVFNEPLPTLLPTSYSNPAMMQADVASRPPAVQTPGRHDGASWLVAQTQNPPSPAYNLPGSYPAAGQPRTVASSPATAQHFGPYPMTPRPTSNPLHAGYLHTVPGHNSASVPPPLSAPPAPQFVLDSQASSYADGYGASSSSPAFRMASTLPTSGGGLLDIINSTSMFDYSNYTDQSGNALPERLTSYLQTAFHDPRVTEKELDDLLQNIRPDMDIPERNRDGTPAGLKSSLYHHQELALSWLKSMETGTNKGGILADDMGLGKTISMLALMLARPARGRPKTNLIVGPLSLLRQWEEEIKCRTKLSHRLSVFIYHGKKATTDELLRYDVVLTTYGTIAQEWKRLDKFVEENADRNIDFNDAATLSKFPLLHPTKATFYRVILDEAQCIKNKDTKTAKGCHKLRATYRWCLTGTPMMNGVLELFSLVHFLRIRPYSAWERFRQAFGVLFGRQGDPKSVAMSRLRALLKAIMLRRKKDSQLNGEPILKLPPKTERVIYAELTPDELSYYKQLESKSQVQFSKYLRDGSVGKNYSSILVLLLRLRQACCHPHMNLDVEETHAVNGQEVVELVKTLDGAVVQRIKAMEAFECPICFDAVQAPSFFIPCGHDSCTDCLARLVETVSMANSRSDDRAEKPKCPVCRGGFDPDKCFTYETFRTVHMPETIVKQDRGATPERDSDAGSDSGSGSEFASDDEDADKRGNLKGFVVYDPEDPSSTPPKKGKMAQSSSSKEMKKSREKEKTSEVKPHMLKSLRVEAAKNIHAYKKYMRYLRRTWMPAAKVTECMNLLKSIEASGEKTIVFSQWTLLLDLLQVAMWHDKFKHKPQRYDGSMSGEQRAKAALDFKARPDVTVMLVSLRAGNAGLNLTSANHVIIMDPFWNPYIEMQAVDRAYRIGQNREVNVYRILTRETVEDRIIALQERKKEIVEAALDETESMKIGRLNVNELKFLFNTRD
- a CDS encoding RNA polymerase II mediator complex component SRB4 yields the protein MASNDGPPLSLRPFPVADNKSKSIGEFVARVNAQPGGFRALTADKLREEIKISEENGVAGPDGDAMSDDDDQDGVDNDDDDEAAKDPLLARLEVLKNLDVAGNTAMLTLDTLSLLLSKQNPTHAGLTLSQQLRDMVGIGTLGADKLGEPTVNEARTKEQAEVAIGWTLMEIDKARNAAREATAFLDREVAAESKYWEDVLAVKQAGWSVCKVPKERNTLGVRFGFSEAAPEFKSNSLAPMRRGDDGAVELDLDRLGGVSEGLVVTYEKNGKVVGRSVPRRRRDDTSLEHRILEARNTIFTQELWHELTRESRALMAYDVRFEGRRLLFDVDKSTRITFELLSLDSCPADDSTLPESDTAEAISSSLHILLSYAHRYNELMRTRPLPPHVSRSRGQQTYTLLRPIIARAMYMLNVRACTRHAANLVKAIRKTGLPASFALHTTQACTADAGPGGPNQPSATQTLIRHMLQPLEFTIRLTILADTSLTIRGRTFLLPFTGSYYHVHLPADSPLKGSDAPLADGYSTLAALADYTHAAVARSLGRHAFARLVRSFPKVEWSRDMIGTSIRDGDADDPLVHLSVESRDAYPAIVLAGVVRAQGRRDLRTWTWTSSEQEASESQTLEESVDEIASRATS